One window of Leptotrichia sp. oral taxon 498 genomic DNA carries:
- a CDS encoding aldo/keto reductase, translating into MKYVTLNNGVKMPILGFGVFQIDDMKECEEAVYNALKAGYRLIDTAAAYGNEEAVGRAIKKSGIPREEIFVTTKLWVSDVNYEKAKLAFETSLKKLDLEYIDLYLIHQPFNDVYGAWRAMTELYKEGKIKAIGVSNFYPDRLVDFILNNEVVPAVNQVETHPFNQQVKANEIMKEYGVQIESWGPFAEGKNGIFTNEILSKIGKKYNKSVAQVVLRWLIQRNIIAIPKSTRKDRIEENFNVFDFELNSEDMGKISELDKKESLFLNHDDVEIVKWLNGRK; encoded by the coding sequence ATGAAATATGTAACTTTAAACAATGGAGTAAAAATGCCAATATTAGGATTTGGAGTATTTCAAATTGATGATATGAAAGAATGTGAGGAAGCAGTCTATAATGCGTTAAAAGCAGGATATAGATTAATTGATACAGCAGCAGCATACGGAAATGAAGAGGCAGTGGGAAGAGCTATAAAAAAAAGTGGTATACCGAGAGAAGAAATTTTTGTTACAACAAAATTATGGGTAAGTGATGTAAATTATGAAAAGGCAAAATTAGCATTTGAAACATCTTTAAAAAAATTGGATTTGGAATATATTGATTTATATTTGATACATCAGCCATTTAATGATGTTTATGGAGCTTGGAGAGCGATGACAGAGCTGTATAAGGAAGGGAAAATAAAGGCGATTGGTGTAAGTAATTTTTATCCTGACAGACTTGTTGATTTTATTTTGAATAATGAAGTAGTGCCAGCTGTAAATCAGGTGGAAACACATCCTTTCAATCAGCAGGTCAAAGCAAATGAAATAATGAAGGAATATGGAGTTCAAATAGAATCATGGGGACCTTTTGCAGAAGGGAAAAATGGAATATTTACAAATGAAATTTTATCTAAAATTGGTAAAAAATACAATAAATCTGTGGCTCAGGTAGTTTTAAGATGGTTAATTCAGAGAAATATAATTGCAATACCTAAATCAACAAGAAAAGACAGAATTGAAGAAAATTTCAATGTATTTGACTTTGAATTGAACAGTGAGGATATGGGAAAAATATCTGAACTTGATAAAAAGGAAAGTTTATTTTTAAACCATGATGATGTAGAAATAGTAAAATGGCTTAATGGAAGGAAATAA
- a CDS encoding LysR family transcriptional regulator, which translates to MIELEQLKQLIAFATYGTLSKAAEKLYISQPALSRSIQKLEKTLGVELFDRKKNKMELNENGKTVIQYAEKILNLVDEMEEKVNKNNQIQNNFSIGSCAPAPLWDMISLFGRFYPEKYILHKIENNLQLFEKLKNDIYQMIILSEPINNSEFFCIKYKTEQLFLSVPLSHPLAKKKKIHFSDITDDRMLLFNPIGIWKDVVLEKMPNMNFLIQNDRIIYQELAEMQNLLHFRSNFTLEREDNFKNNISIPIADKEAKMTFYCVCKKNIKNEIEKLFDSFSKNF; encoded by the coding sequence ATGATAGAATTGGAACAACTTAAACAGCTTATTGCGTTTGCAACATATGGAACATTATCAAAAGCTGCTGAAAAGTTGTATATTTCACAGCCTGCACTTTCCCGTTCGATACAAAAGCTAGAAAAAACTTTAGGGGTTGAACTTTTTGACAGGAAAAAAAATAAGATGGAATTAAATGAAAATGGAAAAACTGTTATCCAGTATGCAGAAAAAATATTGAATCTTGTAGATGAAATGGAAGAAAAAGTTAATAAAAATAATCAGATTCAAAATAATTTTTCAATTGGTTCATGTGCTCCCGCTCCATTGTGGGATATGATTTCATTATTTGGAAGATTTTATCCTGAAAAATATATTCTTCATAAAATAGAAAATAATCTTCAGCTATTTGAAAAACTTAAAAATGACATTTATCAGATGATTATACTTTCTGAGCCTATTAATAATTCTGAATTTTTCTGCATAAAATATAAAACTGAACAATTATTTTTATCAGTTCCTCTAAGTCATCCGCTGGCTAAAAAGAAGAAAATACATTTTTCAGATATTACAGATGACAGAATGCTCTTATTCAATCCAATAGGAATATGGAAGGATGTAGTTTTAGAAAAAATGCCTAATATGAACTTCCTTATTCAAAATGACAGGATTATTTATCAGGAATTAGCTGAAATGCAAAATCTACTGCATTTCCGTTCAAATTTCACGCTTGAACGTGAAGACAATTTCAAAAATAATATTTCAATTCCTATTGCTGACAAGGAAGCAAAAATGACTTTCTACTGTGTCTGTAAGAAAAATATAAAAAATGAAATTGAGAAACTTTTTGATAGTTTTAGTAAAAATTTTTAA